The Amycolatopsis endophytica genome includes the window CGCCTGAGCCGCGCGCGACCGGGCAGACCGCGTCCCGGCGGTGCCGCGTTCGCACCGCTTCTCCGGCAGGTCCATTCCGGATACCGGGCCCGCGCCCGCGGGGAAGCGCCGTCCGGTCGCGCTCGCGCCGCGGGACGTCAGTCGCGCAGGCGGGCGCGGGCGAGCGCCGTGGACACGCCGGTCACGACGGCCCGCCCCGCGCCGCGCACGCTGGAGGCGAGCACCGTGGTCCAGTCGAAGTAGTCCCGCCACAGCACGATCCGCCCGTCACGCACCTCGAAGGTGCCGCAGACCCAGAACCGGGCGTCCCAGGATCCGGCACGCAGCACGTCGGTCCGTTCGGTCAGCACGATCGGGCCGTCGGCGGCGATGTGGTGCACGCGCGCCTCGAAGCCGATGCGGTAGCGGCTGAGCATGCGCAGCTGCTTCTCCACGGCCTCGACGCCGCGCGCCGGGGGCAACGGCACGTTCTGGTACACGACCTCCGCGTGGACGAAGGACAGGGCGCCGTCGAGGTCGTCGTGTTCGAGGGCCGTCAGGAACGAAGTGACCGTGCTCTTCGGGTCCGCCATGTTCCCAGGCTAATGGTCAGAAGGGGCGGTCACCGGCGATCGCGACGCGCTCGGCGATCCGCGGATGCGGGTGGTAGTCGTTGACGGCGTAGTGCTGGGTGGCGCGGTTGTCCCAGAACGCGACGGAGTTCGGGCGCCAGTGGAACCGCACCTGGTACTCCGGCACGTGCGCCTGCGCGAACAGGAACCGGAGCAGCCGGTCGCTTTCCGCGCGGTCCAGGCCGGCGATGCACGTGGTGAAGGCCTGGTTGACGAACAGGGTCCGCCGCCCGGTCTCCGGGTGCACGCGCACCACCGGATGCTCGACCGGCGGGAAGCGGTCCTGCCAGCGTTCCAGCAGCCCGGGATCGGCGAACCGGGCGAACCCGGGCACGAAGTCGTGGATCGCGCGCAGGCCGTCGACGCGCTCGCGCACCTCGTCGGGCAGGTTGTCGTAGGCGGCGGCCATATCGGCCCAGAGCGTGTCACCGCCTCGCGGTGGCACCTCGACCAGGCGCAGCACCGAGCCGAGCGCGGGTTCCGGCCGCCACGTCACGTCGGTGTGCCAGATGTTTTCGAACCCGGGCATCCCGGCGTTTCGCGCGAAGCGGGTCACCTCGGCGGAGTCCCCGGCCGGGAGGAACGGGTTGGTCTC containing:
- a CDS encoding limonene-1,2-epoxide hydrolase family protein, translated to MADPKSTVTSFLTALEHDDLDGALSFVHAEVVYQNVPLPPARGVEAVEKQLRMLSRYRIGFEARVHHIAADGPIVLTERTDVLRAGSWDARFWVCGTFEVRDGRIVLWRDYFDWTTVLASSVRGAGRAVVTGVSTALARARLRD
- a CDS encoding TauD/TfdA dioxygenase family protein, with the translated sequence MSTALPAGVRLRSAEVPADGIPEGPRRLSRLHENAQPRTYERFHLRPLGPLIGAEIAGVDLRAPLTADLRAELNRALLEWKVLFFRDQDISPAQQRAFARNWGPLETNPFLPAGDSAEVTRFARNAGMPGFENIWHTDVTWRPEPALGSVLRLVEVPPRGGDTLWADMAAAYDNLPDEVRERVDGLRAIHDFVPGFARFADPGLLERWQDRFPPVEHPVVRVHPETGRRTLFVNQAFTTCIAGLDRAESDRLLRFLFAQAHVPEYQVRFHWRPNSVAFWDNRATQHYAVNDYHPHPRIAERVAIAGDRPF